Proteins from a genomic interval of Mycobacterium conspicuum:
- a CDS encoding MBL fold metallo-hydrolase, protein MLITGFPAGLLQCNCYVLAEGQGADAVIVDPGQRAMGPLRAILDENRLTPAAVLITHGHIDHMWSAQKVSDTYGCPTFIHPEDRFMLKDPIHGYGPRLAQLAAGAFFREPKQVVELDRDGDKLDVGSVTVNVDHTPGHTRGSVCFRASGDKSGDKDVVFTGDTLFERSVGRTDLFGGSGRDLITSIVEKLLVLDDNTVVLPGHGNSTTIGAERRLNPFLEGL, encoded by the coding sequence GTGTTGATCACCGGATTTCCCGCCGGTCTGCTGCAGTGCAACTGCTACGTGCTGGCCGAGGGGCAGGGCGCCGACGCCGTCATCGTCGACCCCGGCCAACGCGCGATGGGCCCGCTGCGGGCCATCCTCGACGAGAATCGGCTCACCCCGGCCGCCGTGCTGATCACCCACGGCCACATCGACCACATGTGGTCCGCGCAGAAGGTGTCCGACACCTACGGGTGCCCCACCTTCATCCATCCCGAGGACCGGTTCATGCTCAAGGACCCGATCCACGGCTACGGCCCGCGGTTGGCCCAGCTGGCGGCGGGCGCGTTCTTCCGCGAGCCCAAGCAGGTCGTCGAGCTGGACCGCGACGGCGACAAGCTCGACGTGGGCAGCGTGACCGTCAACGTCGACCACACCCCGGGGCACACGCGCGGGTCGGTGTGCTTCCGGGCGTCCGGAGACAAATCCGGAGACAAAGATGTCGTCTTCACCGGCGACACGCTGTTCGAGCGGTCGGTCGGCCGCACCGACCTGTTCGGCGGCAGCGGCCGTGACCTGATCACCTCGATCGTGGAAAAACTGTTGGTGCTTGACGACAACACCGTGGTGCTACCCGGGCACGGCAACTCCACGACCATCGGCGCCGAGCGGCGCCTCAACCCGTTTCTCGAAGGTCTGTAG
- the hisS gene encoding histidine--tRNA ligase codes for MSDFSGFQAPKGVPDYVPPDSAQFVAVRDGLLTAARRAGYSDLELPVFEDTALFARGVGESTDVVSKEMYTFADRGDRSVTLRPEGTAGVVRAVIEHGLDRGALPVKLCYAGPFFRYERPQAGRYRQLQQVGVEAIGVDDPALDAEVIAVADAGFRSLGLDGFRLEITSLGDDTCRPQYRELLQDFLFQLDLDEETRRRAEINPLRVLDDKRPEVRAMTVDAPVLLDHLSDGAKRHFDTVLSYLDALGVPYVINPRMVRGLDYYTKTTFEFVHDGLGAQSGIGGGGRYDGLMRILGGQDLSGIGFGLGVDRTLLALRAEGKSVGETARCDVFGVPLSERAKLALAVLAGQLRAAGVRVDLAYGDRGLKGAMRAADRSGARIALVAGDRDIEAGTVGVKDLGTGDQVSVATDSVVAEVLSRLRG; via the coding sequence GTGAGCGACTTTTCTGGATTCCAGGCGCCCAAGGGCGTCCCGGACTACGTCCCACCGGATTCGGCGCAGTTCGTCGCGGTGCGCGACGGCCTGCTCACCGCCGCCCGGCGAGCCGGCTATAGCGACCTGGAGCTGCCCGTCTTCGAGGACACCGCGCTGTTCGCTCGCGGCGTCGGCGAATCCACCGACGTGGTGTCCAAGGAGATGTACACCTTCGCCGACCGCGGCGACCGCTCGGTGACGCTGCGGCCCGAGGGCACCGCCGGGGTGGTGCGCGCGGTGATCGAACACGGCCTGGACCGCGGCGCGCTGCCTGTCAAGCTGTGCTACGCGGGCCCGTTCTTCCGCTACGAGCGCCCGCAGGCCGGCCGCTACCGCCAGCTGCAGCAGGTCGGCGTCGAAGCGATCGGTGTCGACGACCCGGCGCTGGACGCCGAGGTGATCGCCGTCGCCGACGCCGGGTTCCGCTCGCTGGGCCTCGACGGGTTCCGGTTGGAGATCACCTCACTCGGGGATGACACCTGCCGCCCGCAATACCGGGAGTTGTTGCAGGACTTCCTGTTTCAGCTCGACCTGGACGAGGAGACCCGAAGACGCGCCGAGATCAACCCGCTGCGGGTGCTCGACGACAAGCGGCCCGAGGTGCGGGCGATGACGGTCGACGCCCCGGTGCTGCTCGATCACCTGTCCGATGGCGCCAAGCGGCACTTCGACACCGTGCTGTCGTATTTGGACGCGCTGGGCGTGCCCTACGTGATCAACCCGCGGATGGTGCGCGGGCTGGACTACTACACCAAGACCACCTTCGAGTTCGTGCATGACGGCCTGGGCGCGCAATCCGGCATCGGCGGCGGCGGCCGCTACGACGGCCTGATGCGCATACTCGGCGGACAAGACTTGTCCGGCATCGGATTCGGGCTCGGCGTGGATCGGACGCTGCTGGCGCTGCGCGCCGAGGGCAAGAGCGTGGGGGAGACCGCGCGCTGCGACGTGTTCGGCGTGCCGCTGAGCGAACGCGCCAAGCTGGCGCTGGCGGTGCTGGCCGGGCAGCTGCGTGCGGCCGGCGTGCGCGTCGACCTGGCCTACGGTGACCGCGGGCTTAAGGGGGCGATGCGCGCGGCGGACCGGTCCGGCGCGCGCATCGCGCTGGTCGCCGGTGACCGCGACATCGAGGCGGGCACCGTCGGGGTGAAGGACCTCGGGACCGGTGATCAGGTCTCGGTGGCGACGGATTCGGTTGTCGCCGAGGTGCTTTCGCGGCTCAGGGGATAG
- a CDS encoding PE family protein translates to MSYVTAAPEMIASAATDVANIGSALHAANAAAAAQTTDMLAAAEDEVSVAVAQLFSGHGRAFQTLGAQAAAFHAEFVRALSGNSGAYANTEAANGAGLLTQPRVNPTSGVALIIGGSGEPIPTEHFVTTNFNLFVKPLFPNVTPQALFTPEGNYALYTGVKSLTLDVSEAQGVQILNTAIQQQIAAGNFVVVKGESQSSTISSMVMPLLAAEHVPSSDVSFVLTGNPNNPNGGLFERLNGLSIPALGITFNGPTPDNLYPTTIYTQEYDGFADVPRYPIDFLSDLNSLAGIYYVHPTYESLTPTQISNAIPLTTVGPTMTDYYMIPTANLPLLDPLRAIPVVGNPLADLIQPDLRVLVNLGYGDPNYGWSTGPANVPTQFGLFPSMSDVAKVPGLLASGTHQGIAAFNHDIHVEFAAPHAPLLPSTITSHSSGGHLTNILSNPATLVTGFSPVKVADSISNAVNALSAAASDAYQILLPTADVANALLTSLPAYDLTLFAAGLQAGNLLAAIGQPIATDTYLIPLAFAFEGFAVISQLEAVIADLQKAIP, encoded by the coding sequence ATGTCGTACGTGACCGCGGCACCGGAGATGATCGCTTCGGCGGCAACGGATGTGGCCAATATCGGTTCAGCGCTCCACGCGGCCAACGCGGCCGCGGCGGCGCAAACGACGGACATGCTGGCCGCCGCCGAGGACGAGGTGTCGGTGGCCGTCGCACAGCTGTTTTCCGGGCATGGACGGGCCTTCCAGACGCTCGGCGCGCAGGCGGCGGCGTTTCATGCCGAGTTCGTGCGCGCGTTGTCCGGCAATTCCGGCGCCTATGCCAACACCGAGGCGGCCAACGGCGCCGGTCTGCTGACCCAGCCTCGCGTCAACCCCACTTCCGGCGTGGCATTGATCATCGGCGGCAGCGGCGAGCCGATCCCGACCGAGCACTTCGTCACCACCAATTTCAATCTGTTCGTCAAGCCCCTTTTCCCGAATGTCACGCCGCAGGCTCTGTTTACGCCGGAAGGGAATTACGCGCTCTATACCGGGGTGAAGAGTCTGACGCTGGACGTGTCCGAAGCCCAAGGCGTCCAGATTCTCAACACGGCGATTCAGCAGCAGATCGCCGCGGGCAACTTCGTGGTCGTCAAAGGCGAGTCGCAGAGTTCGACGATCTCGTCGATGGTGATGCCCCTGCTGGCGGCCGAGCACGTGCCGAGTTCGGACGTCTCGTTCGTGCTGACAGGCAATCCCAACAATCCCAACGGCGGCCTCTTCGAACGGCTGAACGGCCTGAGCATCCCGGCCCTGGGCATCACGTTCAACGGCCCCACGCCCGACAATCTGTACCCGACCACCATTTACACCCAGGAGTACGACGGCTTCGCCGACGTGCCGCGCTACCCGATCGATTTCCTGTCGGATCTCAACTCGCTGGCCGGGATCTACTACGTGCACCCCACCTATGAAAGCCTGACCCCCACTCAGATCAGTAATGCGATTCCACTGACGACGGTGGGCCCCACCATGACCGACTACTACATGATCCCCACCGCGAATCTGCCGTTGCTGGATCCGCTGCGCGCGATCCCCGTCGTGGGCAACCCGTTGGCCGACCTCATCCAGCCGGACCTGCGCGTGCTGGTCAACCTGGGCTACGGCGACCCGAACTACGGCTGGTCAACCGGGCCCGCCAACGTGCCCACCCAGTTCGGCCTGTTCCCCAGCATGAGCGACGTCGCGAAAGTGCCCGGCCTGCTTGCGTCGGGAACGCATCAGGGCATCGCCGCCTTCAACCACGACATCCACGTTGAATTCGCGGCGCCCCACGCGCCGTTGCTGCCCAGCACGATAACGAGCCACTCTTCCGGCGGGCACTTGACCAACATCTTGTCCAACCCGGCCACCCTCGTCACCGGGTTCTCACCCGTGAAGGTCGCCGACAGCATCTCCAACGCGGTCAACGCCCTATCCGCGGCGGCCTCGGACGCCTACCAGATCCTGCTGCCCACGGCCGACGTCGCCAATGCGCTGCTGACCAGCCTGCCCGCCTACGACCTGACCCTGTTCGCGGCCGGCCTGCAAGCGGGTAACCTCCTCGCGGCCATCGGCCAACCCATCGCCACCGACACCTACCTGATTCCCCTGGCCTTCGCCTTCGAGGGGTTCGCCGTCATCAGTCAGCTCGAAGCGGTGATCGCCGACCTACAGAAGGCTATCCCCTGA
- a CDS encoding Rv2578c family radical SAM protein, with the protein MRWAGQAVAADDGALPGLQRIGFVRSVRTPEFEGITFHEVLCKSALNKVPNAAALPFRYTVNGYRGCSHACRYCFARPTHEYLEFDCGNDFDTQVVVKINVAEVLRRELRRPSWRRETHKTVALGTNTDPYQRAEGRYALMPGIITALAESGTPLSILTKGTLLRRDLPLIAQAAQHVPVSVAVSLAVGDPELHREVEPGTPTPQARLGLITAIRDAGLDCHVMVAPVLPHLTDSVEHLDGLLGQIAAAGATGVTVFGLHLRGSTRGWFMSWLARAHPELVGAYRELYRRGAYLPQDYRAMLARRAAPLIARHRLDGDRRPFPQGPELATPSPPAATLESAQQVLF; encoded by the coding sequence ATGCGTTGGGCTGGTCAGGCCGTCGCGGCGGACGACGGAGCACTTCCCGGCCTGCAGCGCATCGGCTTCGTCCGCAGTGTGCGGACGCCCGAGTTCGAGGGCATCACGTTTCACGAGGTGCTGTGCAAGTCCGCGCTGAACAAGGTGCCCAACGCGGCCGCATTGCCGTTTCGGTACACGGTCAACGGCTACCGCGGCTGCTCGCACGCCTGTCGCTACTGTTTCGCGCGGCCCACGCACGAATACCTGGAGTTCGACTGCGGCAACGACTTTGACACCCAGGTGGTGGTGAAGATCAACGTCGCCGAGGTGCTGCGTCGGGAGCTGCGCCGGCCGTCATGGCGGCGCGAGACCCACAAGACCGTCGCGCTGGGCACCAACACCGATCCCTACCAGCGTGCCGAGGGCCGCTACGCGCTGATGCCGGGCATCATCACCGCGCTCGCCGAATCCGGAACGCCGCTGTCGATTCTGACCAAGGGCACGCTGTTGCGCCGGGACCTGCCGCTTATCGCCCAAGCGGCGCAACACGTTCCGGTGTCGGTGGCGGTCTCGCTGGCCGTCGGTGACCCGGAGTTGCACCGCGAGGTCGAGCCGGGCACGCCGACACCGCAGGCGCGGCTGGGGCTGATCACCGCGATCCGCGACGCCGGGCTGGACTGCCATGTGATGGTCGCACCCGTGCTGCCGCACCTCACCGACTCCGTCGAACACCTCGACGGGCTGTTGGGTCAGATCGCGGCCGCCGGCGCCACCGGCGTGACGGTCTTCGGGTTGCACCTGCGCGGCTCCACCCGCGGCTGGTTCATGTCCTGGCTGGCCCGGGCGCATCCGGAACTGGTCGGCGCCTACCGCGAGTTGTACCGCCGCGGCGCCTACCTGCCGCAGGACTACCGGGCGATGCTGGCCCGGCGCGCCGCTCCACTGATCGCGCGGCATCGGTTGGATGGTGATCGCCGCCCGTTTCCGCAGGGTCCGGAATTGGCGACACCGTCCCCGCCGGCGGCAACCCTGGAATCCGCTCAGCAGGTGCTTTTTTGA
- a CDS encoding purple acid phosphatase family protein, with the protein MTDEPPEHAITRRGLLTTGAASAVLGAAVGAAGASIVWSHPHGLTVWNQPDRSGAPPVGGLHLQFGRDAATEVVVSWHTTAAVANPRVMLGTPTSGFGSTVAAETRTYRDAKSGTEVRVNHARLTNLTPDTDYVYAAAHDGTTPVLGTVRTAPSGRKPLRFTSFGDQSTPTVEKLPGGGYGTDNIGSPAAADTTVAIERLAPLFNLVNGDLCYANLATDRVRTWSDWFENNTRSARYRPWMPAAGNHENELGNGPIGYGAYQAYFELPDAGSSAQTRGLWYSFTAGSVRVISLNNDDVAFQDGGNFYVHGYSAGEQKRWLATELADARRDPNVDWVVVCMHQTAISTADKANGADLGIRQEWLPLFDQYQVDLVVCGHEHHYERSHPLRGMQGNDTRTPIPVDTRNDVIDTTRGTVHLVIGGGGSSFTSNGFLFPEPRCRVITGVGAFDPALGYKKPIYVMENAPWSAFRDRKYPYGFVAFDVDPGEVGGNTSIKATHYAVTGSFGAMTTVEEFTLTRPRGG; encoded by the coding sequence ATGACCGACGAACCGCCGGAACACGCCATCACCCGGCGCGGGCTGCTGACGACGGGCGCGGCCTCGGCGGTTCTGGGTGCCGCCGTCGGGGCGGCCGGGGCGTCCATAGTGTGGTCGCACCCGCACGGACTCACGGTCTGGAACCAGCCGGACCGCAGCGGCGCTCCCCCGGTGGGTGGCCTGCATCTGCAGTTCGGCCGCGACGCCGCCACCGAGGTGGTGGTGTCCTGGCACACGACGGCGGCGGTCGCCAATCCGCGAGTGATGCTCGGCACGCCCACCTCCGGTTTCGGCAGCACGGTCGCGGCCGAAACCCGGACCTATCGGGACGCCAAGTCCGGCACCGAGGTCCGCGTCAACCACGCCCGCCTGACCAACCTCACCCCGGACACCGACTACGTCTACGCCGCGGCACACGACGGTACGACCCCGGTGCTGGGCACGGTGCGAACCGCGCCGTCCGGACGAAAACCCTTGCGTTTCACCAGCTTCGGCGATCAGTCCACCCCGACGGTGGAGAAGTTGCCCGGCGGCGGGTACGGCACGGACAATATCGGCTCACCCGCGGCGGCGGACACCACGGTCGCGATCGAGCGACTGGCCCCGCTGTTCAATCTGGTCAACGGGGACCTGTGCTACGCCAACCTGGCCACCGACCGGGTCCGCACCTGGTCGGACTGGTTCGAGAACAACACCCGCTCGGCACGGTACCGGCCGTGGATGCCGGCGGCGGGCAACCACGAGAACGAATTGGGTAACGGGCCAATCGGTTACGGCGCATACCAGGCGTACTTTGAACTACCCGATGCCGGGTCCAGCGCACAGACCCGCGGCCTGTGGTATTCCTTCACCGCCGGTTCGGTGCGGGTGATCAGCCTCAACAACGACGACGTCGCCTTCCAGGACGGCGGCAACTTCTACGTGCACGGCTACTCGGCTGGAGAGCAAAAGCGTTGGCTGGCAACTGAACTCGCCGACGCCCGGCGCGACCCGAACGTCGATTGGGTGGTGGTGTGCATGCATCAGACGGCGATCTCCACCGCCGACAAGGCCAACGGCGCCGACCTGGGGATCCGCCAGGAATGGTTGCCGCTGTTCGACCAGTATCAGGTCGACCTGGTGGTGTGCGGCCACGAACACCACTACGAACGGTCGCATCCGCTGCGCGGGATGCAGGGCAACGACACTCGCACGCCGATTCCCGTCGACACCCGCAACGATGTCATCGACACGACGCGCGGCACCGTGCACCTCGTCATCGGCGGGGGCGGTTCGTCATTCACGTCCAACGGCTTCCTCTTCCCCGAGCCACGGTGCCGGGTGATCACGGGCGTCGGCGCATTCGATCCCGCCCTCGGCTACAAAAAGCCGATCTATGTCATGGAAAACGCGCCGTGGTCGGCGTTTCGCGACCGCAAATATCCCTACGGCTTCGTCGCGTTCGACGTCGACCCCGGCGAGGTGGGCGGCAACACGTCGATCAAGGCAACGCATTACGCGGTGACCGGCTCGTTCGGGGCGATGACCACGGTCGAGGAGTTCACCCTGACCAGGCCGCGCGGCGGCTGA
- a CDS encoding helix-turn-helix domain-containing protein produces the protein MTALLRAVRRQRGLTLQALAEQTGLTKSYLSKIERRQSTPSIAVALKVAKALDVDVGRLFSDEATQEKITVDRADADGGQRYRVLASGLLGKSMSPFVVRPGAGLADDPRPEHAGQEFVFVHAGTIELDYGDQTITLNTGDSAYFDASVGHQIRGVGAAPAHVVVVAHPQRP, from the coding sequence GTGACCGCACTACTGCGCGCCGTCCGCAGGCAGCGCGGCCTGACCCTGCAGGCGCTGGCCGAGCAGACCGGGCTGACCAAGAGCTACCTGTCCAAGATCGAGCGCCGGCAGAGCACGCCGTCGATCGCGGTGGCGCTGAAGGTCGCCAAGGCGCTCGACGTCGACGTCGGGCGACTGTTCTCGGACGAGGCAACGCAGGAGAAGATCACCGTCGACCGGGCCGACGCGGACGGCGGGCAGCGCTACCGAGTGCTGGCCTCGGGCCTGCTCGGGAAGTCGATGTCGCCGTTCGTCGTTCGCCCGGGGGCGGGCTTGGCCGACGACCCGCGTCCCGAGCACGCGGGCCAGGAATTCGTCTTCGTGCACGCCGGGACCATCGAGCTGGATTACGGCGACCAGACCATCACGCTCAACACCGGCGACAGCGCCTACTTCGACGCGTCAGTCGGCCACCAGATCCGCGGTGTCGGCGCCGCGCCGGCGCACGTCGTCGTCGTTGCGCATCCGCAACGGCCGTGA
- a CDS encoding aldolase — translation MATTFSRSKTELMRRAQEQLRANVADSSLTTRQKLALTCRALFDAGHDSGLAGQITARAEEPGTYYTQRLGLGFDEITDANLLVVDEDLNVLDGDGIPNPANRFHSWIYRARPDVRCIVHTHAFHVAALSMLEVPLIVSHMDTTPLYDDCAFLANWPGVPVGNEEGEIISAALGDKKAVLLAHHGQVIAGASIEEACSLGILIERAAKLQLAAMAAGTVKELPEQLAREAHDWTLTPARSRANFAYYARRALARHPGVLSG, via the coding sequence ATGGCCACCACGTTCTCGCGATCGAAGACCGAGCTGATGCGTCGCGCGCAGGAGCAGTTGCGCGCGAACGTCGCCGATTCGTCGTTGACCACCCGGCAGAAGCTGGCGCTGACCTGCCGCGCCCTGTTCGACGCCGGCCATGATTCGGGCCTGGCGGGACAGATCACCGCCCGCGCCGAGGAGCCCGGCACCTACTACACCCAGCGGCTCGGGCTGGGCTTCGACGAGATCACCGACGCCAATCTGCTGGTGGTCGACGAGGACCTCAACGTGCTCGATGGGGACGGAATTCCCAACCCCGCCAACCGTTTTCACAGCTGGATCTATCGCGCCCGGCCCGATGTGCGGTGCATCGTGCACACCCACGCCTTTCATGTGGCCGCGCTGTCGATGCTGGAGGTTCCGCTGATCGTCTCGCACATGGACACCACACCGCTGTACGACGACTGCGCGTTTCTCGCCAACTGGCCCGGCGTCCCGGTCGGCAACGAGGAAGGCGAGATCATCAGCGCCGCGCTCGGTGACAAGAAGGCCGTCCTGCTGGCCCATCACGGGCAGGTGATCGCCGGCGCCAGCATCGAAGAGGCCTGCTCGCTGGGCATCCTGATCGAGCGTGCCGCCAAATTGCAACTGGCCGCCATGGCCGCGGGCACGGTGAAGGAGCTGCCCGAGCAGCTGGCCCGCGAGGCCCACGACTGGACGCTGACACCCGCGCGCAGCCGGGCGAATTTCGCCTACTACGCCCGCCGGGCGCTGGCCCGGCATCCGGGCGTCCTGTCCGGCTAA
- a CDS encoding dihydrodipicolinate synthase family protein — translation MPDIHGIIAYPVTPFSTDAAGIDTARLAALVERLVSAGVHAIAPLGSTGELAYLDEPEFDTVVDTTIATVDSRLPVVVGVSDVTTAKTIRRARYAEKAGADAVMILPVSYWKLTEREIAQHYRSIGDGIGIPIMAYNNPATSGVDMRPELLVEMFETIDNVTMVKESTGDLSRMERIAELSGGRLPFYNGSNPLVLDALRAGASGWCTAAPNLRPQPCIDLYDAVRAGDLDKAQVLYDDLKPLLEFIVAGGLATTVKAGLELLGVPAGDPRPPLLPLDDAGRAQLQDLLPA, via the coding sequence GTGCCCGACATCCACGGCATCATCGCCTACCCGGTGACCCCGTTCAGCACCGATGCCGCGGGCATCGACACCGCGCGGCTGGCCGCGCTCGTCGAGCGGCTGGTGTCCGCCGGCGTGCATGCGATCGCCCCGTTGGGCAGCACCGGCGAACTGGCCTACCTCGACGAGCCCGAGTTCGACACCGTGGTCGACACCACGATCGCGACCGTCGACTCTCGGCTGCCGGTCGTCGTCGGGGTGTCAGATGTGACCACCGCCAAGACGATTCGGCGCGCCCGGTATGCCGAGAAGGCCGGAGCCGACGCGGTGATGATCCTGCCGGTGTCCTATTGGAAGCTCACCGAACGGGAAATCGCCCAGCACTACCGCAGCATCGGCGACGGCATCGGGATCCCGATCATGGCCTACAACAACCCCGCCACCAGCGGCGTGGACATGCGCCCCGAACTGCTGGTCGAGATGTTCGAAACCATCGACAACGTCACCATGGTCAAGGAGTCCACCGGTGACCTGTCCCGCATGGAGCGCATCGCCGAACTGTCCGGCGGCCGGCTCCCGTTCTACAACGGCAGCAACCCGCTGGTGCTGGACGCGCTGCGCGCCGGCGCCTCCGGATGGTGCACGGCCGCACCGAATTTGCGGCCGCAACCGTGCATCGATCTGTACGACGCCGTGCGCGCCGGCGATCTGGACAAGGCGCAGGTTCTGTACGACGACCTCAAGCCGCTGCTGGAGTTTATCGTCGCGGGCGGCCTGGCCACCACGGTCAAGGCCGGGCTGGAGCTGCTCGGCGTTCCGGCCGGGGATCCGCGCCCACCGCTGCTGCCGCTCGATGACGCGGGCCGCGCCCAGTTGCAGGACCTGCTGCCGGCCTAG
- the ypfJ gene encoding KPN_02809 family neutral zinc metallopeptidase, whose protein sequence is MTFNEGMQIDTSTASSSGGGGFGGPIAIGGGFGGLLIVLVALFLGVDPGRVVNQQQMSTKDVTSPGFDLSLCKTGADANKYVQCRVVATGNSVDAVWKQLMPRYTRPRVVLFVGHVNTGCGAASTAVGPFYCPVDKTAYFDTDFFKELVDRFHSSGGPFAEEYVVAHEYGHHVQNLQGILGRAQQGAQGAGGNGVRTELQADCYAGIWAHYASTVKQESTGVPYLEPLSDKDIADALSAAASVGDDRIQRETTGHTNPESWTHGSSEQRQHWFTVGYQTGDPKQCDTFSAPDLG, encoded by the coding sequence ATGACCTTCAACGAGGGTATGCAGATCGACACCAGCACCGCCTCGTCGTCCGGCGGCGGCGGCTTCGGAGGGCCGATCGCGATCGGGGGCGGCTTCGGCGGGCTATTGATCGTGCTGGTCGCCCTGTTTTTGGGGGTCGATCCCGGTCGGGTGGTCAACCAGCAGCAGATGAGCACCAAGGACGTCACGTCGCCCGGTTTCGACCTGAGCCTGTGCAAGACCGGGGCCGACGCGAACAAGTACGTGCAGTGCCGCGTGGTGGCGACCGGAAATTCCGTGGACGCGGTGTGGAAGCAGCTAATGCCGCGCTACACCCGCCCGCGTGTGGTGCTGTTCGTCGGCCACGTCAACACCGGGTGCGGGGCCGCCAGCACCGCGGTGGGGCCGTTCTACTGCCCGGTGGACAAGACGGCGTATTTCGACACCGACTTTTTCAAGGAGCTGGTGGACCGATTCCATTCCAGCGGTGGGCCTTTCGCGGAGGAATACGTGGTGGCGCACGAATACGGCCATCACGTGCAGAACCTGCAGGGCATCCTCGGGCGCGCGCAGCAGGGCGCGCAGGGCGCCGGGGGTAACGGCGTGCGCACCGAGCTGCAGGCGGACTGCTACGCCGGGATCTGGGCGCACTACGCATCCACGGTCAAGCAGGAGAGCACCGGCGTGCCCTACCTAGAGCCGTTGAGCGACAAGGATATTGCCGACGCGCTGTCGGCCGCCGCCTCGGTGGGCGACGACCGCATCCAGCGCGAGACGACGGGACACACCAACCCCGAGTCCTGGACGCATGGTTCCTCCGAGCAACGCCAGCACTGGTTCACCGTGGGCTATCAGACCGGTGATCCCAAACAGTGCGACACGTTCTCGGCGCCGGACCTGGGCTAG
- a CDS encoding oxidoreductase: MATTATRIALIGPGAVGTTVAALLHSAGHQVLLCGRTPRDGLELRPDGGEPIVVPGPVRTDPASATGPVDVVVLAVKATQNDAAAGWLARLCDARTVVLVLQNGVEQVEQVQPLCPSSPVIPGIVWYSAETHPQGWVRLRTEAALVLPDGPAATTVAELLRGAGCRVDTDPDIVTALWRKLLTNALAGFMVLSRRRSGMFHRDDVAELSRRYVGECLAVARAEGARLPDDVIDGLVDMFRAAHEDMGTSILADAEGRRPMEWDIRNGVIVRKARAHGLPTPISDVLVPLLAAGSDGPG; this comes from the coding sequence ATCGCTACCACCGCAACACGGATTGCCCTGATCGGTCCCGGCGCCGTCGGCACCACGGTCGCCGCGCTCTTGCATAGCGCCGGCCATCAGGTGTTGCTGTGCGGCCGCACCCCCCGCGACGGCCTCGAACTGCGGCCCGACGGCGGCGAACCCATCGTCGTGCCCGGCCCGGTGCGCACCGATCCGGCCTCGGCGACCGGGCCGGTCGACGTGGTGGTGCTCGCGGTCAAGGCCACCCAGAACGACGCCGCGGCCGGCTGGCTGGCCCGGCTGTGCGACGCGCGCACCGTCGTCCTGGTGCTGCAAAACGGTGTCGAGCAGGTCGAGCAGGTCCAGCCGCTGTGCCCGTCGTCGCCCGTGATACCGGGCATCGTCTGGTATTCGGCCGAGACCCACCCGCAGGGCTGGGTGCGGTTGCGCACCGAGGCCGCGCTGGTGCTGCCCGACGGACCCGCGGCGACGACGGTCGCCGAGCTGTTGCGCGGCGCCGGCTGCCGGGTGGACACCGACCCCGACATCGTCACCGCCCTGTGGCGCAAGCTGCTCACCAACGCGCTGGCCGGGTTCATGGTGCTGTCTCGGCGGCGATCCGGGATGTTCCACCGCGACGACGTCGCCGAATTGTCGCGCCGCTATGTCGGCGAATGCCTGGCCGTGGCGCGGGCCGAGGGCGCGCGGCTGCCCGACGACGTAATCGACGGGTTGGTGGACATGTTCCGTGCCGCCCATGAAGACATGGGCACGTCGATCCTGGCCGACGCGGAAGGCCGGCGGCCGATGGAATGGGACATCCGCAACGGCGTGATCGTCCGCAAGGCGCGCGCGCACGGGTTGCCGACGCCGATCAGCGACGTGCTGGTGCCGTTGCTGGCTGCGGGGAGCGACGGACCCGGTTAG